The Neisseria yangbaofengii genome contains a region encoding:
- a CDS encoding symmetrical bis(5'-nucleosyl)-tetraphosphatase, with protein MAHYAIGDIQGCYDELSVLLKKIDFNHGTDTLWLTGDIVNRGPKSLESLQFAMQHPDSVQIILGNHDFHLLAVGYGHGTTKRSDTIAPILNHPDSRKMLDWLRHQPLMIRNDSHVMVHAGILPQWSVAQAEELAREAETELQGSKYQKFFAKMYGNTPIAWDENLSGYGRLRFIVNVFSRMRALTYQNELDFDFKATLDKMPIYLRPWFRVPDRQNLSHKIVFGHWSSLGYMNTDGIISLDTGALWGGELTAVNLDTEAVTQIPAINGLDWRTALKKD; from the coding sequence ATGGCGCATTATGCAATCGGCGACATTCAAGGATGCTATGACGAGCTTTCGGTTTTGCTGAAAAAAATCGACTTCAACCACGGCACCGATACCCTGTGGCTCACCGGCGACATCGTCAACCGCGGCCCCAAATCCTTGGAATCGCTGCAATTTGCCATGCAGCATCCCGACAGTGTTCAAATCATTCTTGGCAACCACGATTTCCACCTGCTTGCCGTCGGCTATGGCCACGGTACCACCAAACGCAGCGACACCATCGCCCCGATTCTGAATCACCCCGACAGCCGAAAAATGCTCGACTGGCTGCGTCATCAACCTTTGATGATTCGCAACGACAGCCACGTTATGGTACATGCCGGTATTTTGCCGCAATGGTCTGTTGCCCAAGCCGAAGAATTAGCGCGTGAAGCCGAAACTGAATTGCAAGGCAGCAAATACCAAAAATTCTTTGCCAAAATGTACGGTAACACCCCGATTGCGTGGGATGAAAATTTAAGCGGTTACGGCCGTTTGCGCTTTATCGTCAACGTGTTCAGCCGAATGCGCGCGCTGACCTACCAAAACGAACTCGATTTCGATTTCAAAGCCACACTCGACAAAATGCCGATTTATCTGCGCCCATGGTTCCGCGTTCCCGACCGTCAAAACCTGAGCCATAAAATCGTATTCGGCCATTGGTCGTCACTCGGCTACATGAACACCGACGGTATCATCTCGCTCGACACCGGCGCATTGTGGGGCGGCGAACTCACCGCCGTCAACCTCGACACCGAAGCCGTGACCCAAATCCCCGCTATCAACGGCTTGGATTGGCGCACCGCTTTGAAAAAAGATTGA
- a CDS encoding RidA family protein — translation MAKTIIHTDNAPAAIGAYSQAVRAGDTVYMSGQIPLDPATMQVVGDGDFRAEAVQVFKNLQAVAEAAGGSLNDIVKVNAYLTDLGNFAIFNEVMAEFIAEPFPARAAVGIAGLPKGVQVEAEAVLVLNA, via the coding sequence ATGGCAAAAACCATCATTCACACCGACAACGCTCCAGCTGCCATCGGCGCTTACAGCCAAGCCGTGCGTGCGGGGGACACTGTTTACATGAGCGGCCAAATCCCGCTTGACCCGGCTACCATGCAAGTGGTCGGCGACGGCGATTTCCGTGCCGAAGCGGTGCAAGTATTCAAAAACCTGCAAGCCGTAGCGGAAGCAGCCGGCGGTTCATTGAACGATATTGTTAAAGTCAACGCCTATCTGACCGACTTAGGCAACTTCGCCATTTTCAACGAAGTGATGGCAGAATTTATCGCCGAGCCGTTCCCAGCCCGCGCCGCCGTCGGCATCGCCGGCCTGCCTAAAGGCGTACAAGTTGAAGCGGAAGCAGTATTAGTGCTAAACGCATAA
- the hemW gene encoding radical SAM family heme chaperone HemW, whose amino-acid sequence MTPILLNQSEQLTALPPLSLYIHIPWCIKKCPYCDFNSHNILRYQPLATITPAQTAPSGLPEDAYVDALLADLQTELPNIWGRPVETIFFGGGTPSLFGAQTIDRLLSGVRSLVRLQPNAEITLEANPGTFEIEKFQGFKEAGITRLSIGVQSFNDDILPRLGRVHNSREALTAIDTALNLFDKVNIDLMYALPDQTVRTALGDVHTAIATGASHISAYHLTMEPNTAFGHTPPPGLPSDENALDIEDAVHTALEQASFIHYETSAFARAGMQCRHNLNYWQFGDYIGIGAGAHGKISYAGRIERTIRRRHPNDYLAAMQSDPADGIERKTIQRDDLAFEFMMNALRLTDGVPAAMLQQRTGIPTAHIMPQIETARRKGLLEPDPTVFKPTAQGRLFLNDLLQCFL is encoded by the coding sequence ATGACCCCGATCCTCCTCAATCAATCAGAACAGCTCACTGCCCTGCCGCCGTTATCGCTCTATATCCACATTCCGTGGTGCATCAAAAAATGCCCGTATTGCGATTTTAACTCGCACAATATCTTGCGTTACCAACCGCTTGCCACCATCACACCGGCGCAAACCGCCCCAAGCGGTTTACCCGAAGATGCTTATGTCGATGCTTTACTGGCCGACTTGCAAACCGAATTACCTAATATATGGGGGCGGCCGGTCGAAACGATTTTCTTTGGCGGCGGCACACCGAGCCTGTTCGGCGCACAAACCATTGACAGGCTGCTGAGCGGCGTGCGTTCGTTGGTGCGTTTGCAACCGAATGCGGAAATTACGCTGGAAGCCAATCCCGGTACGTTTGAAATCGAAAAGTTTCAAGGCTTTAAAGAAGCCGGCATTACCCGTCTTTCCATTGGCGTGCAGAGCTTTAACGACGACATACTGCCCCGCTTAGGGCGTGTACACAACAGCCGCGAAGCCTTAACCGCCATCGATACTGCTTTGAATTTATTCGATAAAGTCAATATTGATTTAATGTATGCACTGCCGGACCAAACCGTTCGGACGGCCTTAGGCGATGTCCATACCGCCATCGCCACCGGTGCAAGCCACATCAGTGCCTATCATCTCACGATGGAGCCAAACACCGCTTTCGGCCACACACCGCCGCCAGGTTTACCAAGCGATGAAAACGCTTTAGACATCGAAGATGCGGTACATACAGCGTTGGAGCAAGCCAGTTTTATCCATTACGAAACATCCGCTTTTGCTCGAGCCGGCATGCAGTGCCGCCATAATCTCAATTATTGGCAATTCGGCGACTACATCGGCATCGGTGCAGGTGCGCACGGCAAGATTTCCTACGCCGGCCGCATCGAACGCACCATCCGCCGCCGCCATCCCAACGATTATCTTGCCGCCATGCAAAGCGATCCGGCCGACGGCATAGAGCGCAAAACCATTCAGCGCGATGATTTGGCCTTTGAATTCATGATGAATGCCCTGCGCCTGACTGATGGCGTGCCCGCTGCCATGTTGCAACAGCGCACCGGCATTCCAACTGCACACATCATGCCGCAAATTGAAACCGCACGCCGCAAAGGCTTGCTGGAGCCTGATCCGACCGTGTTTAAACCCACTGCACAAGGCCGCCTGTTTTTAAATGATTTGTTGCAATGCTTTTTATAG
- the rdgB gene encoding RdgB/HAM1 family non-canonical purine NTP pyrophosphatase — translation MFDKIVLASGNAGKLKEFSRLFAEQNIDILPQSQFNTPECPEPHFTFVENALAKARHAARHSGLPALADDSGICANALGGAPGVLSARYAGSCPKSDSANNAKLSADLADKADQSCYYVCVLVFVRHEHDPQPVIAEGIWRGQWQQQAAGGNGFGYDPHFFLPEHGCTAAELAPEVKNAVSHRGLALQELLKKIQAAM, via the coding sequence ATGTTTGACAAAATCGTTTTAGCCAGCGGCAACGCCGGTAAACTCAAAGAATTTTCCCGTCTGTTTGCCGAACAAAATATCGACATCCTGCCTCAATCACAATTTAACACACCCGAATGCCCCGAGCCGCATTTTACCTTCGTTGAAAACGCGCTGGCCAAAGCCCGCCACGCTGCCAGACACAGCGGCTTGCCTGCCTTGGCCGATGACAGCGGCATTTGCGCCAATGCTTTAGGCGGCGCACCGGGCGTATTGTCTGCCCGTTATGCCGGATCCTGCCCAAAATCCGATTCCGCCAACAATGCCAAACTTTCCGCCGATCTGGCCGATAAAGCCGACCAAAGCTGCTATTATGTTTGCGTATTGGTATTCGTGCGCCACGAGCATGATCCGCAGCCTGTTATCGCCGAAGGCATTTGGCGCGGCCAATGGCAACAACAAGCTGCCGGCGGCAACGGTTTCGGCTACGATCCTCATTTTTTCCTGCCCGAACACGGCTGTACCGCCGCCGAACTCGCACCTGAAGTCAAAAACGCCGTCAGCCACCGCGGTTTGGCTTTGCAAGAATTACTCAAAAAAATCCAAGCCGCAATGTAA
- a CDS encoding NGO_0222 family membrane protein, translated as MNQRKTYLLCIVFFTLLFMALVLLGSYLISIGSKQFAVAAFLFAFAAIFGQIASLALYLRLKAKMQYRQTKAQGNQGKPHV; from the coding sequence ATGAACCAACGCAAAACCTACCTGCTCTGCATCGTCTTTTTTACCCTGCTGTTTATGGCCTTGGTACTGCTGGGCAGCTATCTGATTTCCATCGGCAGCAAACAATTTGCCGTGGCCGCATTCTTATTCGCATTTGCCGCCATCTTCGGCCAAATCGCCAGTTTGGCACTTTATCTGCGTTTAAAAGCCAAAATGCAGTATAGACAAACAAAGGCGCAAGGCAACCAAGGAAAGCCCCATGTTTGA
- the bamC gene encoding outer membrane protein assembly factor BamC encodes MTYLKPIAVAIALISLTACSSGKKEQPKLDYQSQTRKIVNLEVPPDLTNPDQGNLYHLPAGNGAVRATELDNRRNRTQATQQPANQAVLQSVKGVSLERDGSQRWVVVDGKQPAELWPLLKAFWQENGFDIKSEEPAIGQMETEWAENRAKIPQDTLRRLFDKVGLGGIYSTSERDKFIIRVEKGKNGTTDVFFAHKGMEEVYGDKNKDTTMWQPRPNDPNLEAAFLARFMQYLGMDEKQAENALGQSVAPRANAGDLAKVEGQTLLLNGDYGRNWRRTALALDRIGLTVLGQNAERHAFLVQQAPIESEAVKSQKPGMFSRWFGKGKKAETRQVQHPELIVYVEPVNNGARISLLNKDGSSYKGSDAPTLIGRLHSELR; translated from the coding sequence ATGACTTACCTCAAACCGATAGCCGTGGCTATCGCCCTGATTAGCCTGACCGCGTGCTCCAGCGGCAAAAAAGAGCAACCTAAGCTGGATTACCAAAGCCAAACACGCAAAATCGTGAATTTGGAAGTACCGCCTGATTTGACCAATCCGGATCAAGGCAATCTCTATCACCTGCCGGCGGGCAACGGTGCCGTGCGCGCGACCGAACTGGACAACCGCCGCAACCGTACGCAAGCCACGCAACAACCGGCCAACCAAGCCGTGTTGCAATCGGTAAAAGGTGTTAGCTTAGAGCGCGACGGCAGCCAGCGCTGGGTCGTGGTTGACGGCAAACAGCCGGCCGAACTGTGGCCATTACTGAAAGCCTTCTGGCAAGAAAACGGCTTCGACATCAAATCGGAAGAGCCTGCCATCGGCCAAATGGAAACCGAATGGGCGGAAAACCGTGCCAAAATCCCGCAAGACACCTTGCGCCGCTTGTTCGACAAAGTCGGCTTGGGCGGCATTTACTCAACCAGCGAACGCGACAAATTCATCATTCGAGTTGAAAAAGGCAAAAACGGCACCACCGATGTCTTCTTCGCCCACAAAGGCATGGAAGAAGTATATGGCGACAAAAACAAAGACACCACCATGTGGCAGCCGCGCCCGAACGATCCAAACTTAGAAGCCGCCTTCTTGGCGCGTTTCATGCAATATTTGGGTATGGACGAAAAACAGGCTGAAAACGCCTTGGGCCAAAGCGTTGCGCCGCGTGCCAATGCCGGCGATTTGGCCAAAGTAGAAGGCCAAACCCTGCTGCTCAACGGCGACTACGGCCGCAACTGGCGCCGTACCGCACTGGCACTGGATCGCATCGGCCTGACCGTATTGGGCCAAAATGCCGAACGCCACGCTTTTTTGGTGCAACAAGCGCCAATCGAAAGCGAAGCCGTAAAAAGCCAAAAACCGGGCATGTTCAGCCGCTGGTTTGGTAAAGGCAAAAAAGCCGAAACCCGACAAGTGCAACATCCTGAACTGATTGTTTACGTTGAACCGGTTAACAACGGCGCACGCATCAGCCTGCTGAACAAAGACGGCAGCAGCTACAAGGGCAGCGATGCCCCAACCCTGATTGGCCGCCTGCATTCAGAATTGCGTTAA
- the dapA gene encoding 4-hydroxy-tetrahydrodipicolinate synthase, which translates to MLKGSLVALITPMNQDGSINFEHLKNLIDWHIDNGTDGIVAVGTTGESATLDVGEHLAVIEATVKHVNKRVPVIAGTGANNTAEAIALSKAAEKVGADYSLSVVPYYNKPSQEGIYRHFKTIAEATSIPMIVYNVPGRTVVSMSNETILRLAEIPNIVGVKEASGDIGRDIELINSTPEGFTVLSGDDPTGMAFMLSGGHGVITVAANVAPKLFADMCRASLAGDIAAARQLNNQLIPIYNTMFCEPSPAAPKWAAAALGKCEAHVRLPLVALTEDGQVKVRRALEAAKLI; encoded by the coding sequence ATGTTAAAAGGTAGCTTGGTTGCCCTGATTACCCCGATGAATCAAGACGGCAGCATTAATTTCGAACACCTGAAAAACCTGATTGACTGGCACATCGACAACGGCACCGACGGTATCGTCGCAGTCGGCACCACCGGCGAGAGCGCAACTTTAGACGTTGGCGAGCACTTGGCTGTGATTGAAGCCACAGTTAAGCATGTCAACAAACGCGTGCCCGTAATTGCCGGCACCGGCGCCAACAACACCGCCGAAGCCATCGCTTTGTCGAAAGCCGCAGAAAAAGTCGGTGCCGATTACAGCTTGTCGGTGGTTCCTTATTACAACAAACCTTCGCAAGAAGGCATCTACCGACATTTCAAAACCATTGCCGAAGCCACTTCGATTCCGATGATTGTGTACAACGTACCGGGCCGTACCGTGGTAAGCATGAGCAATGAAACCATACTGCGTCTGGCCGAAATTCCGAATATCGTCGGCGTTAAAGAAGCCAGTGGCGACATCGGTCGCGACATCGAGCTGATTAACAGCACGCCGGAAGGCTTCACCGTATTATCGGGCGATGATCCGACCGGTATGGCCTTTATGCTCTCGGGCGGTCACGGTGTGATTACCGTTGCAGCCAACGTTGCACCGAAATTATTTGCCGATATGTGCCGCGCCTCATTGGCCGGCGACATTGCGGCGGCACGTCAACTCAATAACCAACTGATTCCAATCTACAACACCATGTTCTGCGAACCAAGCCCTGCCGCACCAAAATGGGCCGCCGCAGCATTGGGCAAATGCGAAGCACATGTGCGCCTGCCTTTGGTCGCCCTGACTGAAGACGGCCAAGTCAAAGTGCGCCGCGCATTGGAAGCAGCCAAACTGATTTAA
- a CDS encoding nucleobase:cation symporter-2 family protein: MVHATDKQAQSPDLVYGLEDKPPFMNALLSAITHLLAIFVPMITPALIVGGALNLPVEMTAYLVSMAMVASGIGTYLQVNRFGAVGSGMLSIQSVNFSFVTVMIALGTGMKEGGLTENAMISTLLGVSFVGAFLVCFSAWLLPYLKKVITPTVSGVVVMLIGLSLVHVGITDFGGGFGAKADGTFGSMENLGLASLVLFIVLLFNCMKNPLLRMSGIAVGLIAGYIVALFLGKVDFAALQNLPLMTIPVPFKYGFAFDWHAFIVAGAIYLLSVFEAVGDLTATAMVSDKPIEGIEYTERLRGGVLADGLVSVIATALGSLPLTTFAQNNGVIQMTGVASRHVGKYIAAILILLGLFPVIGRAFTTIPSPVLGGAMVLMFGLIAIAGVRILVSNGIRRREAVIAATSVGIGLGVAFEPEVFKNLPVLFQNSISAGGIMAVILNLVLPEDKTEAAIHVNTDSLEH; this comes from the coding sequence ATGGTGCACGCAACGGACAAGCAGGCTCAATCGCCTGATTTGGTGTACGGTTTGGAAGACAAACCGCCTTTTATGAATGCATTGTTGAGTGCCATTACGCACTTACTGGCGATTTTTGTGCCGATGATTACGCCGGCGCTGATTGTCGGCGGTGCGCTCAATCTGCCGGTGGAAATGACCGCTTATTTGGTATCGATGGCGATGGTGGCCTCCGGTATCGGCACCTATTTGCAGGTGAACCGTTTCGGGGCGGTCGGCTCGGGTATGCTGTCGATTCAGTCGGTGAACTTTTCGTTTGTAACCGTGATGATTGCGTTAGGCACGGGCATGAAAGAAGGTGGTCTAACTGAGAACGCCATGATTTCAACGTTGTTGGGCGTGTCGTTTGTCGGTGCGTTTTTGGTGTGTTTTTCCGCTTGGTTGCTGCCGTACTTGAAAAAAGTGATTACGCCGACCGTGAGCGGTGTGGTGGTGATGTTGATCGGTTTGAGCCTGGTTCACGTCGGCATTACCGATTTCGGCGGCGGCTTCGGCGCTAAGGCTGACGGCACATTCGGTTCGATGGAAAATCTGGGCTTGGCATCGCTGGTGTTGTTTATCGTGTTGCTGTTCAACTGCATGAAAAACCCGTTGTTGCGCATGAGCGGCATTGCCGTGGGTTTGATTGCGGGTTATATCGTGGCGTTGTTTTTGGGCAAGGTGGACTTTGCGGCATTGCAAAACCTGCCGCTGATGACCATTCCCGTGCCGTTCAAATATGGTTTTGCTTTTGATTGGCATGCATTTATTGTGGCCGGTGCGATTTATTTGTTGAGCGTGTTTGAAGCAGTGGGTGATTTGACGGCCACGGCGATGGTGTCGGACAAGCCGATTGAAGGCATCGAATACACCGAACGTCTGCGCGGCGGCGTGTTGGCCGATGGTTTGGTGTCGGTGATTGCGACCGCTTTGGGTTCGCTGCCGCTGACCACGTTTGCGCAAAACAACGGCGTAATTCAGATGACCGGCGTGGCTTCGCGCCATGTGGGCAAATACATTGCCGCGATTCTGATTCTGCTGGGCTTGTTCCCTGTGATTGGCCGCGCGTTTACCACTATTCCGAGTCCGGTATTGGGGGGCGCGATGGTGTTGATGTTTGGTTTGATTGCGATTGCCGGTGTACGCATCTTGGTAAGCAACGGTATCCGCCGCCGCGAAGCCGTGATTGCGGCAACTTCTGTCGGCATCGGCTTGGGCGTGGCATTTGAGCCGGAAGTGTTTAAAAATCTACCGGTGTTGTTCCAAAACTCAATTTCTGCCGGCGGTATCATGGCGGTGATTCTGAACTTGGTGTTGCCGGAAGACAAAACCGAAGCCGCAATTCATGTGAATACCGATAGCTTGGAACACTAA
- the nrdG gene encoding anaerobic ribonucleoside-triphosphate reductase activating protein, protein MQAFTFTAEHIVWQEVPNETSLAFLIAGCPLRCQGCHSAGSWKVGLGKALTSEYLAGRLKRYRGLISCVLFMGGEWQPEALLPLLMLAQSAGLKTCLYTGLERDELEAVSDGLIERLDYLKTGRWVMELGGLDSPTTNQRFTDLRTGEVLNHCFIKDRPQKNIAITPAQPDFFQTA, encoded by the coding sequence ATGCAAGCGTTCACTTTTACTGCCGAACACATTGTCTGGCAAGAAGTGCCGAATGAAACTTCATTGGCGTTTCTGATTGCCGGCTGCCCGCTGCGCTGCCAAGGCTGTCACAGTGCCGGCAGTTGGAAGGTCGGTTTGGGCAAGGCTTTGACCTCCGAATATTTAGCAGGCCGTCTTAAACGCTATCGAGGTTTGATTAGCTGTGTGCTGTTTATGGGCGGCGAATGGCAGCCTGAAGCATTGCTGCCGCTTTTAATGCTTGCACAATCCGCCGGATTGAAAACCTGCCTGTATACCGGTTTGGAGCGCGATGAATTGGAGGCAGTTTCAGACGGCCTGATTGAACGTTTGGATTATTTGAAAACCGGCCGTTGGGTGATGGAACTGGGCGGTCTCGACAGCCCGACGACCAATCAACGATTTACGGATTTGCGCACAGGCGAAGTGCTGAATCACTGTTTTATCAAAGACCGTCCGCAAAAAAACATCGCTATCACACCTGCTCAACCCGACTTTTTTCAGACGGCCTGA
- the nrdD gene encoding anaerobic ribonucleoside-triphosphate reductase codes for MIRLHPEQLNGKLDFMRDYIHAANAADGSKMDANANVTQKNIATMEAELMKDFFVQINRSQVSRKIAELFGQGAADEYIRQIEAHEIYVHDETSLKPYCVSVTLYPFLLDGLAKLGGESKAPKHLASFCGSFVNLVFAISAQFAGAVATVEFLTYFDHFARRDFGDDYLETHAAEVANHLQQVVYSINQPAAARGYQSVFWNISVYDQYYFEAMFGDFVFPDFGKPDWQSVAKLQNFFLKWFNQERTKAVLTFPVVTSAMLTDEGRCKDTRFAGEMAQELAEGNSFFVYLSDNPDSLASCCRLRNAIEDRTFSYTLGAGGVATGSINVITINMNRLEQDGRDLAAEVAKIHQYQYAYRKLMEEYQAAGMLPVYDAGFITLDKQFLTIGINGMAEAAEFHGIKVGYNEEYVAFVQGRLKTIFEANQAAGKHYGVKFNTEFVPAENLGVKNAKWDKADGYQVSRDCYNSYFYAVEDEEINALDKFLLHGKEMVDWLDGGSALHLNLDEALPKSGYRSLLDIAAQTGCNYFCVNVRITICNECGHIDKRTLHACSSCGSNNIDYGTRIIGYLKRVSAFSSGRRKEHALRHYHRQAA; via the coding sequence ATGATTCGGCTGCATCCCGAACAGTTAAACGGCAAACTCGATTTTATGCGCGACTACATTCACGCGGCCAATGCGGCCGACGGCTCGAAGATGGACGCCAACGCCAACGTTACGCAGAAAAACATCGCCACGATGGAAGCGGAATTGATGAAGGATTTTTTCGTGCAGATTAACCGCAGTCAGGTGTCGCGCAAGATTGCCGAATTATTTGGGCAGGGTGCAGCCGATGAATACATCCGCCAAATCGAGGCACACGAAATTTATGTGCACGACGAAACCAGCTTGAAACCGTATTGCGTGTCGGTGACGCTGTATCCGTTTTTGCTCGACGGTTTGGCCAAGCTTGGCGGCGAATCGAAAGCGCCCAAACACTTGGCTTCGTTTTGCGGCTCGTTTGTGAATCTGGTGTTTGCCATCAGCGCGCAATTTGCCGGTGCGGTGGCAACGGTGGAATTTCTCACTTATTTCGACCATTTTGCCCGCCGTGATTTCGGTGATGATTATTTGGAGACCCACGCTGCCGAAGTGGCCAATCACTTGCAGCAGGTGGTGTACAGCATCAACCAGCCCGCCGCCGCACGCGGTTATCAGAGCGTGTTTTGGAATATTTCGGTGTATGACCAATATTATTTTGAAGCCATGTTCGGCGATTTTGTCTTCCCCGATTTCGGCAAACCCGATTGGCAGAGCGTGGCCAAGCTGCAAAACTTTTTCCTGAAATGGTTTAATCAAGAGCGCACTAAAGCCGTGTTGACTTTTCCTGTCGTCACCTCCGCCATGCTTACCGACGAAGGCAGGTGCAAAGACACGCGGTTTGCCGGTGAAATGGCGCAGGAATTGGCTGAAGGCAATTCGTTTTTCGTGTATTTGTCCGACAACCCCGATTCGCTGGCTTCGTGCTGCCGTTTGCGCAACGCCATTGAAGACCGCACCTTTTCCTACACCTTGGGTGCGGGCGGCGTAGCGACCGGCTCGATTAACGTCATCACCATCAACATGAACCGCTTGGAACAAGACGGGCGGGACTTGGCGGCGGAAGTGGCGAAAATCCATCAATATCAATACGCTTACCGCAAGCTGATGGAAGAATACCAAGCCGCGGGCATGCTGCCGGTGTATGACGCAGGTTTTATTACGCTGGACAAACAGTTTCTCACCATCGGCATCAACGGTATGGCCGAAGCGGCGGAATTTCACGGCATCAAAGTCGGTTACAACGAAGAATACGTTGCTTTTGTACAAGGCCGTCTGAAAACCATTTTTGAAGCCAACCAAGCCGCCGGCAAACATTACGGCGTGAAGTTCAACACCGAATTCGTACCAGCGGAAAACCTCGGCGTGAAAAACGCCAAATGGGACAAAGCCGACGGCTATCAAGTGAGCCGTGATTGCTACAATTCGTATTTCTATGCGGTGGAAGACGAAGAAATCAATGCGTTGGATAAATTCCTGTTACACGGCAAAGAAATGGTCGATTGGCTCGACGGTGGCTCCGCCCTGCATTTGAACTTAGACGAAGCCCTGCCGAAAAGCGGCTACCGTTCGCTGCTCGACATCGCCGCGCAAACCGGCTGCAACTATTTCTGCGTGAATGTGCGTATTACCATCTGCAACGAATGCGGCCACATCGACAAACGCACCTTACACGCCTGCAGCAGCTGCGGTTCGAACAACATCGACTACGGCACACGCATCATCGGCTATCTCAAACGCGTGTCGGCCTTCAGCAGCGGGCGGCGTAAAGAACATGCCTTGCGGCATTACCACCGCCAAGCGGCGTAA
- a CDS encoding DUF4189 domain-containing protein: protein MKKILSALIFSGWAAIAAAADTYGYLAFWQNPSDGSDILHIKTTRENLNQLDASNELAAYCRGQDALAGVQKDQATGCRSVMPLQNTCVAVAYPRAHNRLTTNNVVVISSPLFKNIHQKAITQCSKKFGTEGQCAIEASYCTSSDYYGGAMKTLWSRIKSL, encoded by the coding sequence ATGAAGAAAATTCTCTCTGCATTGATATTCAGCGGCTGGGCAGCCATTGCCGCAGCCGCCGATACCTACGGTTATTTGGCTTTTTGGCAAAATCCGAGCGACGGCAGCGATATACTGCATATTAAAACCACGCGCGAAAATCTCAACCAGCTCGATGCCAGTAACGAATTGGCCGCCTATTGCCGCGGTCAGGATGCGTTGGCCGGCGTACAAAAAGACCAAGCTACCGGCTGCCGGTCGGTGATGCCGCTGCAAAATACCTGCGTTGCCGTGGCTTATCCGCGCGCGCACAACCGCCTGACAACAAATAACGTGGTGGTCATCAGCTCGCCTCTGTTTAAAAATATCCATCAAAAAGCGATTACCCAATGCAGCAAAAAATTCGGTACTGAAGGACAATGCGCCATTGAAGCTTCATATTGCACTTCAAGTGATTATTACGGTGGCGCGATGAAGACTTTATGGAGCAGAATTAAGTCTTTGTAA
- the dut gene encoding dUTP diphosphatase, with protein sequence MQAEVELKILNPKMADQLPAYATPGSAGLDLRACLDQAVTLQPGETYLVPTGLAVHLANPAYAAVLLPRSGLGHKHGIVLGNLVGLIDSDYQGELKVSVWNRSQTAFTIEPMERIAQMVIVPVIQAAFKVVDEFAASERGEGGFGSTGKA encoded by the coding sequence ATGCAAGCAGAAGTCGAACTGAAAATCTTAAACCCGAAAATGGCCGATCAGCTGCCCGCCTACGCCACCCCCGGCTCCGCCGGCTTGGACTTGCGCGCGTGCTTGGACCAAGCGGTGACGCTGCAACCGGGCGAAACTTATCTGGTGCCTACCGGCTTGGCCGTACATTTAGCCAATCCGGCTTACGCCGCCGTCTTGCTGCCGCGCTCCGGTCTCGGCCACAAGCATGGCATTGTATTGGGTAATCTGGTGGGCTTAATCGACTCGGATTATCAGGGTGAATTGAAAGTGTCGGTGTGGAACCGCAGCCAAACCGCATTCACCATCGAACCGATGGAACGCATCGCGCAAATGGTGATTGTGCCGGTGATTCAGGCGGCGTTTAAAGTGGTGGACGAATTTGCCGCCAGCGAACGCGGCGAAGGCGGATTCGGCAGCACGGGTAAAGCTTAA